A genome region from Trachemys scripta elegans isolate TJP31775 chromosome 2, CAS_Tse_1.0, whole genome shotgun sequence includes the following:
- the C2H5orf49 gene encoding uncharacterized protein C5orf49 homolog has product MLRTPEGREPDGQREEKSAEQTKGKHQLPLSALSAFSYIPPGRRDPPEHSYFHQEFKTGIVSTYDSIFKRPVGYNEKLHRCDREHANSRGLNINDEELARPIAVLSSSEYGRHINQPIEQSIRDYARINRVQAEFYRKNGVTCLLEKPSQSLEPS; this is encoded by the exons ATGCTGCGCACCCCGGAGGGGAGGGAACCAGACGGGCAGCGCGAGGAGAAATCAGCTGAGCAGACAAAAGGGAAACACCAGCTGCCGCTCTCCGCCCTGTCCGCCTTCAGCTACATCCCGCCCGGCCGCAGGGACCCCCCGGAGCACAGCTACTTCCACCAGGAGTTCAAG ACAGGGATTGTTTCCACATATGACTCCATTTTTAAGAGGCCAGTGGGTTACAATGAAAAACTCCACCGATGTGACAGAGAACATGCAAATAGTCGAGGTCTTAACATTAATGATGAG GAACTGGCAAGACCCATTGCTGTTTTGTCCTCTTCAGAATATGGGAGACACATAAACCAGCCCATAGAGCAGTCGATCAGAGATTATGCAAGGATTAACCGTGTGCAGGCTGAGTTCTACAGGAAAAATGGAGTCACCTGCTTGTTGGAAAAACCTTCTCAAAGTCTTGAACCATCCTAA